Proteins found in one uncultured Desulfuromonas sp. genomic segment:
- a CDS encoding J domain-containing protein, with amino-acid sequence MDYQQLKNALQLFALQDRASLKEIKTRHKALVKKHHPDAGGDDSEAIRNINAAYQCLMDYCANYRFSFSHEEFMEQNPEERLREQFSYDPVWGGRDPDKKHL; translated from the coding sequence ATGGATTATCAGCAGCTGAAAAACGCCTTGCAACTATTTGCCCTTCAGGACCGCGCCAGTCTCAAAGAGATCAAAACACGGCATAAGGCTCTGGTCAAAAAACACCATCCCGATGCTGGAGGGGACGATTCTGAAGCGATTCGTAACATTAACGCCGCCTATCAGTGTTTGATGGACTACTGCGCAAACTACCGTTTTTCATTCAGTCATGAAGAATTTATGGAGCAAAACCCGGAGGAACGCTTGCGTGAACAGTTTTCCTATGATCCGGTCTGGGGAGGCCGCGATCCGGATAAAAAACATCTTTAA
- a CDS encoding EAL domain-containing protein produces the protein MRSKFKITAINLFATILTSIFLAVSVGYFLILEPMATMKGNAEQVQKNYIEQQKQLVKDNVDLVVEHIRSHRQLQLEHVRLELEEKLATVQRLEASLGRLNISRLEMLNSLAGSLFQAYWVHGEGAYLLVNRTEQIIYDDCQFEYPSTSKKESKAERLHDALRPVIQTGFSQPDKIIWQESTLVFPDGRKHRFLSAVTCLTRLDCAVVVTMDLEDAMRRVQRDVIELLSLERFGHDNYGYYFIVGPQDHQLLNASHQPAYHEDLSALVEVNEDPGLLRQLKNISRHSGQTFYRYDYNNPNRDNRIEEKLSYLVFYPPWNWTIGAGFYLNEHKQELQKGIAQANQASRDKINRGLWLLVLNLLFGLSVALYNNRHIHRLDRKRQSHMHELEQYKKLLDLSCMVSKGDLTGHITYTNESFQRVTGYTADEMLGKPHNLFRHPSTPKKVFKELWDTIQAGMVWRGSSKNLGKNGKPFYTQQVIMPITDDKGNILEYIAARYDITELLEKREQLQLAFSTDTVTALGSRFKLLRDIERGPVDQCLALIDMVSFHGVNKLYGTEAGDMILKYVGESLSLFYGGTKTTLYRLNADIFAVLSPRVKNFTATIDAFLDQFSQEKFCLEDTLNTEIPIALTVGVACCQENLLTCADSALKEAKRQNQRLVIYNQNLADSDEYKQKMYWIDTVQQAMTEGRLVAYYQPIIDLATGQICKFETLMRLLDKAGKPVAPGLFLPVLKQTQFYAYMTHAMIEQACTFFKDKACHFSINFTVDDLLRKETVQLIVDTALRYDVIDRLVLEVVETENIQNYDQALETICYLKELGCQISIDDFGSGYSNFSYLTQVSADVIKIDGSLVQTINQDERTRELIFSIVQFAHRSQMKVVAEFIDSAEILQSVKEIGCDMGQGYYFSPPVPANEVPSCPDHT, from the coding sequence ATGCGATCAAAATTTAAAATTACAGCAATCAATCTGTTTGCGACCATTCTTACCAGCATTTTTTTGGCGGTAAGTGTTGGTTATTTTCTTATTTTGGAGCCGATGGCCACCATGAAAGGAAATGCCGAACAGGTACAAAAAAATTATATCGAGCAGCAAAAACAACTTGTTAAAGATAATGTTGATCTGGTCGTTGAGCATATTCGCTCGCACAGACAGCTACAGCTAGAGCATGTTCGTCTTGAGTTGGAAGAAAAGCTTGCTACCGTTCAACGTCTTGAGGCATCGTTGGGACGCCTGAATATCTCGCGTCTTGAAATGCTGAATTCTCTTGCCGGTTCCCTTTTTCAAGCTTATTGGGTTCACGGTGAGGGAGCCTATCTCTTGGTAAATCGGACTGAGCAGATCATTTACGATGATTGTCAATTCGAATATCCGTCTACTTCCAAAAAAGAGAGCAAAGCAGAGCGGTTGCATGACGCTTTGCGGCCTGTAATCCAGACCGGTTTTTCTCAACCGGATAAAATTATCTGGCAAGAATCCACCTTGGTTTTTCCCGATGGTCGGAAGCATCGTTTTCTCAGTGCTGTGACCTGTCTGACTCGACTGGATTGTGCTGTTGTCGTCACGATGGATCTGGAGGATGCGATGAGGCGCGTTCAGCGTGACGTTATCGAGTTACTCTCTCTGGAGCGATTCGGTCATGATAACTACGGCTATTATTTTATTGTTGGTCCACAGGATCATCAGCTTCTTAATGCGTCCCATCAACCCGCTTACCATGAGGATCTCTCAGCTCTGGTCGAGGTGAATGAGGATCCAGGGCTTTTGCGTCAGTTGAAAAATATCTCCCGACACAGTGGCCAAACTTTTTATCGTTATGACTACAACAATCCAAATCGGGATAATCGGATCGAAGAAAAGCTGTCCTATCTGGTTTTTTACCCGCCATGGAATTGGACCATTGGTGCTGGTTTTTATTTGAATGAACATAAGCAGGAGCTTCAAAAGGGGATTGCCCAAGCGAATCAGGCGTCACGAGATAAAATCAATCGCGGGCTGTGGTTGCTGGTTCTCAATCTGTTGTTCGGCTTGAGTGTCGCTCTTTACAACAACCGTCATATTCACCGTCTTGACCGTAAGCGGCAATCTCATATGCATGAGCTCGAGCAATATAAAAAGCTGTTGGATTTATCGTGCATGGTATCCAAGGGCGATTTGACCGGTCACATTACCTATACCAATGAATCGTTCCAACGGGTCACCGGTTATACGGCAGATGAAATGCTCGGCAAGCCGCATAACCTGTTTCGTCATCCCAGTACACCAAAGAAGGTCTTTAAGGAGCTGTGGGATACCATTCAGGCGGGGATGGTGTGGCGCGGATCATCGAAAAACCTGGGTAAAAACGGCAAGCCGTTCTATACCCAGCAGGTGATTATGCCAATTACCGATGATAAAGGAAATATCCTCGAATACATCGCTGCGCGTTATGACATCACTGAATTGCTGGAAAAGCGTGAACAGTTGCAACTGGCGTTCTCCACGGACACGGTGACGGCATTGGGCAGCCGCTTTAAATTGTTGCGAGATATTGAACGGGGGCCGGTGGACCAGTGCTTGGCCTTGATCGATATGGTAAGTTTTCATGGTGTGAATAAACTTTATGGCACTGAAGCCGGCGACATGATTCTCAAATATGTCGGCGAGTCTTTGTCGTTGTTTTATGGTGGTACCAAGACGACTCTCTATCGACTGAATGCGGATATTTTTGCGGTCCTTTCTCCGCGGGTTAAAAATTTTACCGCCACGATAGACGCGTTTCTCGATCAGTTTTCCCAAGAGAAATTTTGCCTCGAAGATACCCTGAACACGGAGATTCCCATTGCCCTGACGGTTGGCGTTGCCTGCTGTCAGGAAAACCTGCTGACCTGTGCAGACAGTGCCCTTAAAGAAGCCAAACGCCAAAATCAGCGTCTGGTGATCTACAATCAGAACTTGGCCGACAGTGATGAGTACAAGCAGAAGATGTACTGGATTGATACGGTTCAGCAGGCGATGACCGAAGGGCGTCTCGTAGCGTACTATCAGCCGATTATTGATTTGGCCACTGGTCAGATTTGTAAATTTGAAACTCTGATGCGCCTGCTCGATAAGGCTGGTAAGCCTGTGGCGCCTGGACTGTTTTTGCCGGTATTGAAGCAGACCCAGTTTTACGCCTATATGACCCACGCCATGATTGAACAGGCCTGCACCTTTTTCAAAGACAAGGCGTGTCATTTTTCCATCAATTTCACCGTGGATGATCTCCTGCGTAAAGAGACGGTTCAGCTCATCGTGGACACAGCATTGCGTTATGATGTGATTGATCGCTTGGTGTTGGAAGTTGTGGAAACAGAAAATATTCAAAATTACGATCAGGCTCTGGAAACCATTTGCTATCTGAAAGAATTGGGTTGCCAGATCTCTATTGATGATTTTGGCAGCGGCTATTCCAATTTTAGCTATCTTACTCAGGTAAGCGCTGATGTGATTAAAATTGACGGATCGCTGGTTCAGACGATCAACCAGGACGAGAGAACCCGTGAACTGATCTTTTCAATCGTTCAGTTTGCCCATCGCTCCCAGATGAAGGTAGTGGCGGAATTTATTGACAGTGCGGAAATTCTTCAGTCAGTCAAAGAGATCGGTTGCGATATGGGGCAGGGCTATTATTTCAGTCCCCCTGTGCCGGCCAATGAGGTCCCCTCTTGTCCTGATCATACATAG
- a CDS encoding DUF3365 domain-containing protein, whose translation MRTRVILLAVLLIAIPELAQSEDKLSTAQQRIGLFQKSLMEELKQGLIHGPAHAITICRHRAPQIAAELSNNRVKIGRTSDRLRNPLNDGPEWTKPYLNYFKNHPQSTETQATHLSDGKQGFVKPIYIQRPCLNCHGKKISPEVAETLQSHYPQDQAVGYDLGGFRGIFWVEIR comes from the coding sequence ATGAGAACACGCGTCATCCTTCTAGCTGTCCTCTTGATAGCCATTCCCGAATTGGCACAAAGTGAAGATAAACTCAGCACAGCGCAGCAACGCATCGGCCTCTTTCAAAAGAGCCTGATGGAAGAACTCAAACAAGGTCTCATCCACGGCCCCGCCCATGCAATCACCATCTGTCGCCACAGAGCCCCGCAAATCGCCGCGGAATTATCAAACAACAGAGTCAAAATCGGCCGAACATCTGACCGACTGCGCAACCCGCTTAATGACGGACCAGAATGGACAAAGCCCTACCTCAATTATTTTAAAAATCACCCTCAAAGCACAGAAACACAGGCAACTCATTTGTCAGACGGCAAACAGGGCTTCGTGAAACCAATCTATATCCAACGTCCTTGCCTGAATTGTCACGGTAAAAAAATCTCACCCGAGGTTGCTGAAACACTTCAAAGCCACTATCCACAAGATCAAGCCGTCGGTTACGATCTCGGAGGTTTCCGTGGGATTTTCTGGGTGGAAATCAGATAG
- a CDS encoding GGDEF domain-containing protein: MTEKFFKFSQDTIWLFLAVGIVLFVAIRYDLIETMTILINDHGELRLLEILIALSCAIVFVLIFVFRRLKELGTCRCRLLDTIREINALSTTDRLTGLNNRRYFVKIAARDVGISLHAGGSPLVAIVDIDHLTSLNDAFGQNVGDHVLKQVAELVSENLTETDLAARFRGPTFIILLGDCDTAKAIKHFDVLRQKIFDSVFFIDSDKVTTSVSIGVGSKQETTQSLSDLINDAEIALFEAKDSGRNRVVLR, encoded by the coding sequence ATGACTGAAAAATTCTTTAAATTCAGTCAAGACACGATCTGGCTTTTTTTGGCTGTTGGAATTGTTCTATTTGTCGCTATTCGTTATGACCTTATTGAAACCATGACGATACTGATCAACGATCATGGCGAGTTGCGGCTCCTTGAAATCCTTATCGCGCTGTCATGTGCCATTGTTTTTGTCTTGATTTTTGTTTTCCGTCGATTAAAAGAATTAGGCACTTGCCGCTGTCGTCTGTTGGACACGATCAGGGAGATCAATGCCCTTTCAACAACAGACCGACTCACGGGTCTGAACAACCGTCGTTATTTCGTCAAAATTGCCGCGCGTGACGTTGGAATTTCACTGCATGCCGGGGGATCGCCTCTTGTTGCCATTGTTGATATTGACCATCTAACCTCTCTCAACGATGCTTTCGGGCAAAATGTTGGAGATCATGTTTTGAAACAAGTGGCAGAATTAGTCTCTGAAAATCTCACAGAAACGGACCTGGCGGCACGGTTCAGAGGGCCGACATTCATCATCCTGCTTGGTGATTGTGACACCGCTAAAGCCATTAAACACTTTGATGTGTTGCGCCAGAAAATTTTCGACAGCGTGTTTTTTATTGATTCTGACAAAGTCACGACATCAGTCAGCATTGGTGTTGGCAGCAAACAGGAAACAACCCAGTCGTTAAGTGATCTGATCAATGATGCCGAAATTGCCCTCTTTGAAGCCAAAGACTCCGGGCGTAATCGTGTCGTCTTGCGTTAA
- a CDS encoding PhnD/SsuA/transferrin family substrate-binding protein — protein sequence MRVPFSFNILVSILFYLGSVFSALASDQEPLRFAPLPMVTERILKHSFEPFAEYLSQQTNRPIELVLEKNYRTLLDKLLADKIDLAYLGPLPFVYLTQQDPSFVPIVRFVDKTGHSTYTCCLAEFRGDHIDLDSDRPLLISLTQPYSTCGYLMSEKMLNRHHYSLSDGSYIYSGNHSESALDVLRGATQVAGLKTSIAEKYHHLGLQVVEQSPPLPGFVLIANPRTVPEEQINKIRSRLLALDQQHADRDAETTHLWGEAIRYGATEVHTGDYDVIRDLLQQVAIPGIEP from the coding sequence GTGCGCGTTCCTTTTTCTTTTAATATCCTTGTTTCTATTTTATTTTATTTGGGATCAGTTTTTTCGGCCTTGGCGTCCGATCAAGAACCGTTACGCTTCGCTCCCCTCCCAATGGTCACTGAACGAATTCTCAAACATAGCTTTGAACCTTTTGCGGAGTATCTATCCCAACAAACAAACCGTCCCATTGAATTGGTTTTGGAGAAAAACTATCGCACGCTGCTTGACAAGCTGCTTGCCGATAAAATTGACCTTGCCTATCTGGGGCCTCTGCCCTTTGTTTATTTGACCCAGCAGGATCCGAGCTTTGTGCCCATCGTCCGGTTCGTCGACAAAACCGGTCACTCAACATACACCTGTTGCCTGGCCGAATTTCGCGGTGACCACATTGATCTTGACTCAGATCGTCCGTTGCTGATTTCGCTAACACAACCCTATTCGACCTGTGGGTACCTGATGAGTGAAAAAATGCTCAATCGACATCATTACAGTTTAAGCGATGGCAGCTATATCTACTCGGGAAACCATTCGGAAAGCGCCTTGGACGTGTTACGTGGAGCAACCCAGGTCGCTGGCTTGAAAACCTCCATTGCTGAAAAATATCATCATCTCGGACTGCAAGTCGTTGAGCAAAGCCCTCCCCTTCCCGGTTTTGTTCTAATCGCAAACCCTCGAACCGTACCGGAAGAACAGATTAATAAAATTCGCAGTCGCCTTCTGGCCCTTGATCAACAACATGCCGACAGGGATGCCGAAACAACCCATTTGTGGGGAGAAGCGATCCGCTACGGAGCCACGGAAGTCCACACCGGGGATTACGATGTGATCCGCGACCTGCTTCAACAGGTTGCCATTCCGGGCATCGAACCATGA
- a CDS encoding diguanylate cyclase, whose translation MKTAHSMVIFLVAVALSAILIGQRYKLLMDDHLMMRKSSQKVALTTVTNTLRLVSRSLADEVLQKEDVLKRVHDIVYSEKERRNELRGELYRSLYQMYARISQHSIRQFHFHFPDGRSMLRLHAPDKADDNLRPFRPSVVIANRQHIEVHGYESGRIVHGFRHVYPLNYHGIDIGSVEISNSFQQINKELSAITEPSKTELLFLMYKPDLWYKLAEGQDKLYTVSPLSPDYVIENQNALAYDHLGGTVQTSSSLDPLQLKLKRRSNLNNHMRAGNDFSFVVHYSNQLYSVIFHSIRNVSGQHAAYVVAFTPEPYLRSLLLNSIIQFCVAVILFMVIFHYRIGMTRSRKKQEQTSDFLITLSDNMGQGMYATDKEGKLTYINHEAERILGLSGDEPLNKSAHDLFHVDDSSHEQGCFILNAIIEGATCRQEIAFFRDRVNKEFPVELTCTPIFTEGEIVGTITLFHDITQRLENQQELIEAKKQLEQANRHLSELARVDALTGIANRREFDHTLSSLWKSAYRKKERLAILMIDIDHFKAYNDQYGHQKGDTCLQQVVQTICQSCLRPEDFVARYGGEEFIVLLPQTAHDDAVHVAKRIQQKIAEKAIAHQKSPTKPVITLSIGVCSMIPHDLSSEQQFIDCADRRLYVAKNNGRNQICDQD comes from the coding sequence ATGAAAACAGCCCATTCCATGGTGATTTTTCTTGTCGCGGTCGCCCTGTCAGCCATATTAATCGGCCAACGCTATAAACTGCTTATGGACGATCATTTGATGATGCGTAAATCAAGCCAAAAAGTCGCCCTGACGACAGTAACCAACACGTTGCGGCTGGTGTCACGTTCTTTAGCAGACGAAGTGCTGCAAAAAGAGGACGTGCTTAAACGGGTTCACGATATTGTTTACAGCGAAAAGGAGCGGCGCAATGAATTACGTGGCGAGCTTTATCGCAGCCTTTACCAAATGTATGCCCGCATCAGCCAGCACTCCATCCGACAGTTTCATTTTCACTTTCCCGATGGCCGCTCCATGTTGCGACTTCACGCCCCGGACAAAGCTGACGACAACTTGCGCCCTTTTCGACCTTCCGTAGTTATTGCCAATCGCCAGCATATCGAAGTTCACGGCTATGAAAGTGGCCGCATTGTCCATGGCTTTCGGCATGTTTATCCATTGAATTATCATGGTATTGATATCGGCAGTGTTGAGATCAGCAACTCCTTTCAACAAATCAACAAAGAGCTCAGTGCAATCACGGAACCGTCAAAAACAGAACTGCTGTTTTTGATGTACAAACCAGACCTGTGGTACAAGCTGGCGGAAGGACAGGACAAACTGTATACCGTCTCGCCACTGAGCCCTGATTATGTTATCGAAAACCAGAATGCTTTAGCTTATGACCATTTGGGTGGAACCGTACAAACCTCGTCATCACTTGATCCGTTGCAACTAAAACTGAAACGACGCTCAAATCTCAATAACCACATGCGAGCAGGAAATGACTTTTCCTTCGTGGTTCATTATTCCAACCAACTCTATTCTGTCATTTTTCATTCCATCCGTAATGTTTCCGGTCAACACGCCGCCTATGTCGTGGCCTTTACCCCGGAACCATATTTAAGATCACTTCTGTTGAATTCAATCATACAATTTTGTGTTGCCGTGATTCTGTTTATGGTGATCTTTCATTACCGCATCGGCATGACCCGCTCGAGAAAAAAGCAGGAACAAACGAGTGACTTTCTCATAACGCTGTCAGACAACATGGGGCAGGGAATGTACGCTACCGACAAAGAGGGTAAGTTGACGTATATCAATCATGAAGCAGAAAGAATTCTCGGTCTTAGCGGTGACGAGCCCCTCAACAAAAGTGCCCACGACCTGTTTCATGTGGATGACAGTAGCCACGAGCAGGGCTGCTTTATTTTGAACGCCATCATCGAAGGCGCCACCTGCCGACAAGAAATAGCTTTTTTTCGTGATCGAGTGAACAAGGAGTTTCCGGTTGAATTAACCTGCACACCGATTTTTACGGAAGGAGAAATTGTCGGCACCATTACCCTGTTTCACGACATCACCCAACGGCTGGAAAACCAGCAGGAACTCATTGAGGCAAAAAAACAATTGGAGCAAGCCAATCGCCATCTGAGTGAATTGGCCCGAGTCGATGCCTTAACCGGCATTGCCAACCGGCGTGAATTTGACCATACCCTGTCCAGTTTATGGAAAAGCGCGTACCGCAAAAAGGAACGGCTCGCCATCCTCATGATCGACATTGACCATTTCAAAGCCTATAACGACCAATACGGCCATCAGAAAGGGGACACCTGCCTGCAACAGGTCGTGCAAACGATTTGTCAATCCTGTCTACGTCCTGAAGATTTTGTTGCTCGCTACGGCGGCGAGGAATTTATTGTACTCTTACCTCAGACCGCCCATGATGATGCGGTGCATGTTGCCAAGCGGATACAACAGAAAATCGCTGAAAAAGCGATCGCCCATCAAAAATCACCAACAAAGCCTGTTATTACGTTAAGCATCGGCGTATGCAGCATGATTCCGCATGATCTGAGTTCAGAGCAGCAGTTTATAGATTGTGCCGACCGCCGCTTGTACGTGGCTAAGAACAATGGTCGCAATCAGATTTGTGATCAGGACTGA
- the cobA gene encoding uroporphyrinogen-III C-methyltransferase: protein MSTLPILLNNPRILLLGAGKVAYQKAQVLLDNQINFTVIAQHIGRSFGALPVTPVQKKIVQSDLAGYQIIVDATGDNHVGRMLEEEKKQRGVLVNRVDVPSQCDFYFSSLLNYGSLKIAVSTDGASPTIGQEVRNRIQRVIPQQLSELVEEKAAQRLAGHIDTDKTRAEIREQLAQVFLIGCGPGDVRLLTLQAYQCLQEMDVVLYDHLISDEILALIPPETEKVYVGKKKGAHSFKQEQINDLILDYARQGRHVARLKSGDPYIFGRGAEEARYLAEHGIRVSVVAGISSALVGPASAGIPLTARGYAANLSIVSAHLSGSRINSAWLPLLKLDYHTTVVLMGLSFSEQISALALEQGVDPELPVAIISNASRPEQKTVITTLSQLPQAARSAARPAVLVFGPVVELHHILPHFDPQS from the coding sequence GTGTCGACATTACCCATACTTTTGAATAATCCACGTATCCTTCTGTTGGGTGCGGGCAAGGTTGCTTATCAAAAGGCTCAGGTTCTTCTCGATAACCAGATCAATTTTACTGTGATTGCTCAGCATATTGGTCGTTCTTTTGGTGCCTTGCCGGTAACGCCAGTGCAAAAGAAAATTGTACAATCGGATCTTGCCGGTTATCAGATTATTGTCGACGCCACCGGTGACAACCATGTTGGGCGCATGCTTGAAGAAGAAAAAAAACAACGCGGCGTGCTGGTTAACCGGGTTGATGTGCCGTCACAATGTGATTTTTACTTCTCTTCTCTACTGAACTACGGTTCGTTGAAGATTGCAGTTTCAACAGATGGTGCGAGTCCGACGATTGGTCAGGAAGTCCGGAATCGGATTCAACGCGTAATTCCCCAGCAGTTGTCTGAACTTGTTGAAGAGAAAGCCGCTCAGCGTCTGGCCGGCCATATTGACACGGACAAAACCCGTGCTGAAATACGGGAACAACTGGCTCAAGTGTTCTTGATTGGCTGTGGCCCAGGCGATGTTCGCTTATTGACACTGCAGGCTTATCAGTGTTTGCAGGAGATGGATGTTGTCTTGTATGACCATCTGATTTCCGATGAAATTCTTGCTCTGATCCCACCAGAGACGGAAAAAGTTTACGTCGGTAAAAAGAAGGGGGCACATAGCTTTAAACAGGAGCAAATTAATGACCTGATTCTCGATTATGCACGCCAGGGACGTCATGTCGCCCGGTTGAAAAGTGGTGATCCTTATATCTTCGGGCGTGGTGCTGAAGAGGCGCGCTATCTGGCCGAACACGGAATTCGTGTCAGTGTGGTGGCGGGGATCAGTTCTGCGCTGGTCGGGCCAGCTTCTGCGGGTATTCCTTTGACGGCACGGGGTTATGCGGCGAATCTGTCGATTGTTTCAGCTCATCTGTCCGGCAGCCGTATTAACAGCGCCTGGCTTCCCTTATTGAAACTCGATTACCATACGACGGTTGTGTTGATGGGGTTGAGTTTTTCCGAGCAAATTTCAGCACTTGCTCTGGAGCAGGGCGTGGACCCTGAGTTGCCGGTAGCAATCATCTCCAATGCCTCACGCCCTGAGCAGAAAACGGTAATCACAACCCTTAGCCAACTGCCGCAAGCAGCTCGCTCTGCCGCGCGTCCGGCTGTGCTGGTTTTTGGTCCGGTGGTTGAGTTACATCATATCCTGCCTCACTTTGACCCTCAGTCCTGA
- a CDS encoding MOSC domain-containing protein, translating into MLRGLGQVVAVCISERTGEQKKAVDSIQLVEDYGIVGDAHGGTERQVSLLAKESIDSMRAKGLTLADGDFAENIVTSGVDLLKTDIGTRIEVADVILEVTQIGKTCHQRCAIYHQAGDCVMPTQGIFVKVLQGGAISPGDQIHITYA; encoded by the coding sequence ATGTTGCGTGGCTTGGGACAAGTGGTTGCTGTTTGTATAAGTGAACGAACCGGAGAACAAAAGAAAGCCGTTGATTCCATTCAACTTGTTGAGGACTATGGTATTGTCGGGGATGCTCATGGTGGCACAGAACGTCAGGTCAGCTTGTTGGCCAAAGAAAGTATTGACAGTATGCGCGCCAAAGGGTTGACCCTTGCGGACGGAGATTTTGCCGAGAATATCGTGACCTCAGGGGTCGATTTGCTAAAGACAGATATTGGCACACGTATTGAGGTCGCTGATGTTATTCTTGAAGTGACGCAAATCGGGAAAACCTGTCATCAACGTTGTGCTATTTACCACCAGGCGGGTGACTGTGTGATGCCAACACAGGGCATTTTTGTCAAAGTCCTTCAAGGCGGAGCAATCAGTCCTGGTGATCAAATTCATATAACCTATGCATAG
- a CDS encoding HDOD domain-containing protein translates to MQDYSEIIGEVGDLPPMPIVAVKVLELLQDPDTSVKKLAETISLDSAVSARMLKIANSAMYGLSRQVTTLQNALVILGERTVRSLVLASSMSSVNKSFGLLEKMLWEESIGCALAARFFSSKLKHVNGEEAFMAGLFSNLGKIVRNNNDSERYQELVEAVYNGAGDYLTLEQEVFSNPYSLVGAAVLDSWKIAPLLVEVVHHQMDFDQEDVDNDIAGLSAVVNLSSVACQRLGIGQRQEDEEVDVAASPGAIYFDLSEAYIVELLEEFNEVFEQNRESFIG, encoded by the coding sequence ATGCAGGATTATTCTGAAATTATTGGAGAAGTGGGTGATCTTCCGCCGATGCCCATTGTCGCGGTTAAGGTTCTGGAGCTACTTCAGGATCCGGATACCTCAGTAAAAAAATTGGCGGAGACGATTTCATTGGATTCTGCTGTTTCAGCCCGTATGCTCAAAATTGCCAATTCGGCGATGTATGGGTTATCCCGCCAGGTGACAACTTTGCAGAACGCTTTGGTGATCCTCGGTGAGCGCACTGTTCGCAGTCTAGTTCTGGCCTCCAGTATGAGTAGTGTCAACAAGTCCTTTGGACTTCTTGAAAAAATGCTCTGGGAAGAGTCCATTGGTTGTGCCCTGGCAGCGCGTTTTTTCAGCAGTAAACTGAAGCATGTCAATGGTGAAGAAGCGTTTATGGCCGGGTTGTTCAGTAATTTGGGTAAAATTGTTCGGAACAATAACGATTCTGAACGTTATCAGGAGCTTGTAGAGGCGGTCTATAATGGTGCAGGTGATTACCTGACCTTGGAGCAGGAGGTTTTCTCCAATCCGTACAGTCTGGTTGGCGCGGCAGTTCTCGACTCATGGAAAATCGCTCCGTTGCTGGTTGAAGTTGTTCATCACCAAATGGATTTTGACCAGGAAGATGTCGACAATGATATTGCCGGACTGTCTGCAGTTGTTAATTTATCCTCTGTGGCATGCCAACGACTCGGCATTGGACAGCGCCAGGAAGACGAAGAGGTCGATGTTGCTGCCAGTCCTGGAGCGATCTATTTTGATCTTTCCGAAGCGTATATCGTTGAACTCCTCGAAGAGTTCAACGAGGTTTTTGAACAAAATCGTGAGAGTTTCATCGGATAA